Genomic window (Flavobacterium oreochromis):
TTTTACAAAAATTAGAACGGTATTTTAATTTAGAAAAATCCCATTCGTCATAATATAAAAAAGTTCCTTTTTCATCTTTTTCGCCTGATTCAGCTACTGTTAAGTTTTCAATAAAATCAGATTGATAAATAGAATGTGCGGTATCATTTACTCGTACCGTAAAACGCATTTTTATTTCTTCTAGTGCATCATTATGTTCTTCTAATTCATCTTCACCATTAAAATTTTTCCAATTTCCATAGAATTCATCAACTGTTTCTACTTTTTCAAAACTATGATTTAATACATCATCTTCCTGTTGTTTTGTATCTATTTGGAGCGATTTTATTTCTTCAACTCCCACAGTTTTTAGAGTTGTTTTTACCTCATCAATTTTTGTAGTTGTTTTATTAGTATCAATAGTATTTTGTTGTTCAATATTTTTTTCTTCTTCTGCAAACATAAATTTTCCATAGAGCCAATATAAATGTGGATTTTCTAGATTTTTATAATTAAAATAGTCTAATAAAAGGGTATGAATACTTTTAGTTTTAGGATAATTTTCAAAAAGAAGAGGAAGTATTTTAGCAGAAGCTATATTAGCTTGATTTTGTGATTTTTCTAAATCATTTTCAGGTTCATTCCAATTAAGTTGTAATGATTGTTGTATTGAGAGGTATAAAACCCTAAAAAAATAAAAGGAAAGGTTTTTTTCATATGAATCCAATTGATTAAAATATTCAGGTAAAAAAAAAGTTATTATTTTTATAACCTCCTTCTTTTTCAGCTGGATAAATATTAATTGATTTTCCACTAGTGGCATTAGCTATAAGAGTTAGTCGAGGAGCAATATCTTTTAAAAAGACTGCATTTGTATCAGATTCTAATGCTTTTTTTTGAGATTTTTTAAAGTATTTTGCTACAAATCCAAATACTATTTCGTCTAAATCTAAACTCATATTTTATATCATTAAGTCACACAAATCTTTTAAGGATTGAGTCGTTTGTAAATCATCTGTTAAAGGTTCTACTACAGCAGTGTGTATCGATAATCTTTTAGGTAACCCTGAATGAATGAGTTTAGCAGCATCAACCAGTAATCTTGTTGAAACGGTTTCTGTTAAACCAAGCTCGGTTAGATTTCTAATTTTGTTGCCTATTGTTACAATTTTTTTAGCAGTATCGTTATCAATACCTGTTTCGTTAACAATGATCTCTGTTTCTATTTTGCTTTCAGGATATTCAAAAGATAAAGCAATAAAACGTTGTCTAGTTGAAGGTTTTAATTCTTTAAAACCTCTTTGATAACCAGGGTTAAAAGAAGCAACAATCATAAAGTTATCATGTGCTTTATAGGTTTCGCCTAATTTATCTATAAAAAGCTCCCTTCTATGATCTGTTAATGAATGTATCGCTACAATTACATCAGGACGAGCTTCAGCAATTTCGTCTAGATAAAGTATATAGCCTTTTTTTAAAGCAGTAGTTAATGGACCATCAATCCAGATTGTTTCTGCACCTTTTATAATAAATCTTCCTATTAAGTCAGTAGAAGAGGTTTCTTCATGGCAGCTAACAGTTAAGAATTTTTTATCAAGTTTATGAGCCATATATTCTACAAATCTTGATTTGCCAGTTCCAGTAGGACCTTTTAGTAAAACTGGAATTTTGTTTTGATAAGCGTGAGTAAAGACATCTTCTTCTTTACCCACGGGAAAATAATATGGTTTTAAATTTTTCATAGTTTAGGGAAAAATAAACGGAATCTTAACCCAATTTGTAAAAATAAGGTATGAGCGTATGTAGAAGGGTATAAAGATTCCGTTTGATTGTTTTGAAAATTAGTTATCTAAGGTTTCAATAATTTTATTTATTGTAGTTTTATTATTTACACCTAATCCTTCTTGTTGATGAACAAGTTCTCCTTTTTATTAAATACACTGATTATATTTGAGTGTGAAAAATCCATGGGAGAGATTTTTTTGTATTTTACTGCAAGTACATTGGCAAATTCTTGAACAGTATTTGTGTTACCTTGTAGGAAAGTCCAATGTGAAGCATCCATTAAATTTTCTTTTGCAAATTTTTTTAATCTTTCAGGAGTATCCGTTTCAGGATCTATACTGACAAGAACAAAATTTAGATCAGTTAATTTATTTTTAGGCATTTTGGATTCAATATCTCGCATATCAGCTACTAATCTAGGACAAGCAGCTTTACAAGTAGTATAAATCATAACCATTACTGTAACTTTTCCTTTTAAATCTTGAAGATGAATAGTTTTATTATCTTGAGTCTTCCATTCGCTAGTTAGATTAAAAATAGATGTTTGTGATATGGCATTATTTTCTGCTTTTGTTTCTGCTTTTTGCATCCTAGTAATGAAAGAAAACTAAGTATCAGTACTAAATTTTTCATATTTGAAATTTTATTTTTTTATAGAATCTTTTACGCATCTAAAACCAAGGTTTTGTATGGCATAGTTAGCTTTTATACTACCTCTAAAAGCATATCGCATAAAAGCGGCATAATTCATAAGATCTGAAGCATTTAATGAACCACTACCGCAAAATAAATTTTTATCAGTGGTCACATCATTTCTTGATTCTCCTGTTAGAAGGATGGAGCTAAAATCAGCAGTCCATTCCCATACTAATCCGTGTAAGTCATATACACCATAATAATTTTTAAATGTTTGTCCCACTTCATGATCAAATGCTTGAGGTTTTTCATACCAATCTAGTATTAATTGATTGTATGATTTTTGTTTTCTTGCATCAGGTAGTTTATCATCAGCCATGGCTACATATTCCCATTCATCAACAGTAGGTAAACGTTTGCCTTGGCATTCACAATAAGCATTTGCGGCATACCAAGAAACATTTGTAATAGGGTAGTTAAGTTTATTGATATTTTCAATTTGAGTGTTTGATTTCCAATTTTTAAGATAGTTTTGATCCGCAAAAATTTTTTTTATATTAGATTTTTGCCATTTAGTGTTTTTTTTTACAAAAGCTAAAAAGTTTTTATTAGTCACAGGGTAGACATCTATGTAAAAATTAGAAACACCTACTTTTTTTCCATTTTTTCCATAAAGAGGAATATAAGCTCCACCTTTTATATACACCATCGGTGTTTCTACTCCAAAAGATATATCTTTTAGAGTAGAAATAGATGGTTTGTTTACATTTCCATTTGTTTCTGAGTCTGTATTTTTCTGACAAGAAATAAAAATAATTAAGGTTAAAAGGAAATATAAACGATTCATAGAATTAATAATTAAAATATTTTGTTGTTATTTTTTTGCTCGAACGGCTGTAACCATAGCAGGAGTAACTTCTTTTTGCTATTACCCCATTGGCTATATACATAGGTAAGAACATTTGCTACTTCTTCATCAGTCAGTGTTTGAGCAGTCATAACACTATTGAATTTTTTACCATTTACTGTTATTTCACCTGTTTTACCTTTTAATATAATTTCAATAGCTCTGTTAATGTCAGCATTTAAGAAATCTGATTTAGCAAGAGGAGGGAAGGCATTAGGTAATCCTTCTCCGTTAGCTTGATGACAAGCAAAACATGTTTTTCCATATACTGATTTACCATCAGCAATACGTTCTGATAGAGTAACAGCTTTAGTAGGTTTTATTACTTTTTCGTTAGGCATAGATTGAATAGTACCTCCTTCAGGTAGATATACCTGATCTGATTGTGTTCCAGAATATACTTTTTTATTATCATCTCCTGTAACATTAATCATACCTAAACTACCTTTATTAAAAGTTCTAAAAATAGAATGATCTACTAAAATTAAAGTACCAGGAACTTCAACTTTAAAATCAACAATAGCGGCACCACCGGCAGGTACTAGAGTAGTTTGTATATCATGATTAATTGTTGTTCCTCCTTCTATATGAACATTATCAAATATTTCACCAATTACGTGGAAAGAAGAAACTAAGTTAGGACCACCATTACCTACAAATAAACGGATTCTTTCACCTACTTTTGCTGTTAAAGCATTATCGCCTACTAAAGATCCTGTTTTACCATTAAACACTACATAATCAGGTTCTTCTTTAATTGCTTTAGCCATGTCAAAAGGTTGTAATCCTTTTTCACCATTTGCTCCTTTTGTGTAAAAATCGCCTTGCATTACATAGTATTCTTTATCAACTGGGGGTAAACCTCCTTCTGGTTCTACGAGTATTAATCCATACATACCGTTTGCAATGTGCATACCTACAGGAGCAGTGGCACAATGGTATACATATAAACCTTGATTTAATACTTTAAATGAAAAAGTAACTTCATGACCAGGAGCCACAAAAGATGATTTTGCACCACCACCAGGACCTGTTACAGCATGTAAATCTATATTATGGGGTAGTTTGTTATTTGGGTGATTTTTTAAGTGAAATTCAACTTCATCCCCAACTCTTGTTCTAATAAAGCTTCCTGGCACAGAACCACCATAAGTCCAGTAAACATATTTTACACCATCAGCCATTTCACCCTCTTTTTCAATGATTTCCATATTAACAATGAGTTTTTTTGGCGGGTCTGTCTCCTACAGGTTTTGGAACAAAAGGAGGAGCCGTTAATTCAGCTTGAATGGGTTCTCCTTCTACTTCAATTGATGTGGGATCTATAGATGAACTACCAGAGTCTTTCTTACAGCCAACAAGTAATAAGCTGGCTAAAGAGGCCGAGAATATTAAGCGTTTAATCATAATGTGAATTTTTAAAGTTTTGTATTTGTATTAGGGTTAATTTTTTAAGCTTGTGTTAAATAAATTAGGATTGATTTTTATGGATAAAAAAGCCCAATTATTACCATTATTTTTATTACCACCTTTTATTATTTCCATAGAATTCGTAGCAAACATTTGAGAAAATCCTCCGTCTATTGTTACATTTTCTAATAATTTGTAAGAAGCAGTAAAATCAATTTCAGTACCTAAATAATTATCTTTTTTTTCTCCTAATTGATATATGTTTGCACTTGATAAAAAGTAATGAGGGGTAAGACGTGCAGAAAACTTATCTTTCTCATATTGAAAGTTTATATATAAATCAGTTAGTCCAACATTATTGATGTGATTTCCCACATAAAAATAATCCATGTATCCATTGAATTTATGATTGGTACCATGTAAAGGATTAAATGATTTTATATCAGTACTAGTATCATCTTGGTTTTTACCTGATAAGTATTCAATTCCTAATCCTGCCAGAAAAGCTTGAATAAATTTGTAATTTATATTTGCTGAAAAATAGCTAGCCATTATATTATTAGCGTTTATTTTTCCTGTTTGTAGATAAGTAGCACCATCAATACTTAAATTATTTCGTTTAAAAACTAATCTAGGTCCAAATGTTTGACTATAATCTATTTTTTCCTCTCCATTGCTTAAATAACTCATTCCATTATTTAGTACTAATAAGCTTAAATTTAAATCTTTAAAGCTCCCATTATACCAAGCATATTGAAGTGATTTATATTGTGAAGGAATATAATTTTCTTTAAAGTTAGTTTCCTTATTGGCATTATACGCAATACCTAAATGTATGATTTGCTTAATAGATGGACTAAATTTAAATAGAAGAGCATCATGACTTTTTGCTTGCATTGCCCAGTCTATGCTACCAAAAATTCTCTGATCATCATAAGCTATTTCTTGTCTGCCCAGTTTAAATGAAAATTTATCATTTATTTTTACTTCTCCATAAGCTTCATGAAAATTTATACCTGTATCACTTTTCGAATTTGTTAAAACATCTCCCCACGTTCTAACATTTTGAGGTGAAGCAACCAGTTTTATATTATTATAATTATAGTCAAATGTGATACGAGTTCTTTGAGAAATAAAAGTTGCAGCTTTTTCATTAAAAGGCTTTAATGTGCCATAACCATTTCTATTTTCTAATCGTGCTCTTAAATCAGCATTTACATTAAATTGTTGGGAAAAAGCCAAAGAAGAGAATAATCCGGCAATTGTTAAATATACAGGTTTCATATTATTTAAAATTTATTTGTTAACGACTATTCTTAAATTGTCAGTTTTTTAGAGATTTAAAAAAATAAATTAGTTTAATTAATTATTGCTTCATCATTTGTATTGCCATGTTTAACAAAATCATAGATGTATAATGATATTCCAATGGTAAATAATGTTGCACACAACAGTAATACTATAAAATGAACACTTATTTCATTTTGAACAGTCATAAATTCCATCTTAAATTTTCTTTCAAGATATACTTGGGCTACACCAGCTACACCAAAAGCTGTTGTCATTCCTAACATTCCAATATTTGATAACCAAAAAGCCATTCTACCCGTAGTTGAATCATATCTTTTTCTCCCTGTAAGATTAGGAATTGCATAACTAATAATTGCTAATACTATCATGGCATATGCTCCCCAAAAGGCTAAATGTCCGTGCATTGCAGTTACTAAAGTTCCGTGTGTATATACATTTGTTTGAGGTAAAGTATGCGCAAAACCTAATAAGCCTGCACCTATGAAAGAAACAATAGCAGATCCTAAAGTCCAGTACAATGCTAATTTATTAGGATGCTTTTTTTCACCTTTTCTATACATATTTACAGCGAACAATGCCATACCTAAAAAGGCCAAAGGCTCAAGAGCTGAAAAAATACCGCCTATAATTAACCAAATTTTATTTACGCCTATATAATAATAATGATGACCTGTACCAAGTATACCAGATAAGAAGGTTAAACCTACAATAACATATAACCATTTTTCAATTACTTCACGGTCAACTCCAGTTAATTTAATTAATAAAAAGGATAATATACCTCCCATAATTAATTCCCAAACGCCTTCTACCCATAAGTGAACTACCCACCAGCGGAAAAAAGAATCCATTACTTGACTATCAAACCAAATCATACCTGGTAAGTATAATAATGCTGCAAACAATAATCCCATTGATAAGACCAAAGCCGTAGTTGTCTTTCTTTCTGCCTTAAATAAAGTTGTTAATATTAAACCTAAGAATAAGAGTACATTTATAACTACTAAAAAATCTAATTCTCTAGGAATTTCTAAGAATTTTCTACCTTCCCAATGATTAAAATGATAACTTACTACAGCTACTACGCCCACAATAGCTAAAGATATTAGTTGAATGTAAGCTAATTTTACATTTACTAATTCTCGTTGTGCTTCTTCTGGAATTATATAATAAGCAGCTCCCATAAAACCTGTTAGTAGCCAAACTACTAGTAGATTAGTATGTACAGCTCTAGCAGTGTTAAAAGGTATAATATCATGTAATCCATCTAGACCAATTCGTGCAAAACCCATGACAAAACCATAAATTATTTGAAGTATTAATAACAGCATACATAAGGCGAAAAACCAATAAGCTACTTTTTGTGATTTATATTTCATTTTAATTATTTTTATTAATTATTAATTTTTGATAAAGGAGAAACTACTTTGTCATATCCATTTAGATCAATGCCTCCAATCCATTTTAGATAAGCTACCATAGCATCAGCATCTTTAGGACTCATTTTATATGCTACCATCTTTCTACCGTTAGGAGCCCAAGGTATAGGAGACATTAGGACTGCTTTAACGTAATTTTCACCTCGTCTATCAATAACCTTTGTTAACTCAGGAGCATAATAAGCCCCTTCACCTAATATTGTATGACATCCCATACAGTTGTTAGACTCCCAAATTTCTTTGCCACGTACTACATTTGAGTCTATTTTAGTATAGTTTGTTTGATCATTTTTTGGGGAAAATGAATAGATCGTTAATCCAATAAAAATTAGAAACGTTACTAATGTGCCTCCCAAAAAAAACATTCTTGCTTGTGATTTTGATAGCATAATTCTTCTTCTTTTAAAATTATTATTAATGAGACATTTTTATCTTATTTGAATAACAAATTTCATTAACATTTCGTTAACTATATATGATATTTGTCATACAAATGCTTTTTAATCAAGATTTTTTACTCTATGATTCTGGTCATAAAAAGAAAAATACTTATAAAGTAACTTCGAATAATTAATTATAAAAGTTATAAAATGAATACCATAGAACATAAATTAATAGGTGATTACGTGGCAGAAGACTATAGAACAGCTCAAATTTTTTCAAAATATGGAATAGATTTTTGTTGTAAAGGAAATAGAACGATTAAGGAAGTATGTAATACAGTAGGAATTCAAGAAGATATCTTAATTAAAGAATTGAACTCCTTGGATAGAAATTTAACTATTGATTCAAATAATTTTAAAGCAATGTCATTAGATACGTTAATAGATTATATTGAAGAAAAGCATCATACCTATGTAGAAGAAAAAATACCTGTTATAATGCAGCTTTTGAATAAAATTTGTCAAGTTCATGGAACTAAAAACCCAGATCTTTTTGAAATACGAGATCTTTTTGTTGCCAGTTCAAATGATTTGAGCCAACATATGAAAAAAGAAGAATTAATTCTTTTTCCTTTTATCAAAAAAATGGTATCAGCCGCTAATAATGATATAAAAATTACTACACCTAGTTTTATGACAGTGAATAATCCTATTCAAATGATGAAACACGAACATGAGAATGAAGGAGATAGATTTGATAAAATTAGCAAACTTACTAATAGATATACACCTCCTCAAGGAGCATGTAATACGTATAAAGTGACTTACGCAATGCTTAATGAATTTGAAGAAGATTTACATAAACATATTCATCTTGAAAATAACATACTTTTCCCATCGGCCATGCAATTAGAAGAAAAATTAATTTACTAAAAAATACTACTACTACAGTCTGTATGAGTATTTACAGTCTGTAGTTTTCCCTTAGTATAACAATAAATAGGGAAGTACTCTCTTCTTAGATTATAAAAAACCTATTTAATTACCTTGATAAAATTTTATTTTAAATAAGAATAGTCATGTTAATTAATTTCTTCAATTGTGTATAATTTTTACCAATAGATATAAAAGCTAAAAAGAACAGTAATTGCCTAAAAAAATTATGATTATATTATTACTCAAATTGT
Coding sequences:
- a CDS encoding c-type cytochrome codes for the protein MLSKSQARMFFLGGTLVTFLIFIGLTIYSFSPKNDQTNYTKIDSNVVRGKEIWESNNCMGCHTILGEGAYYAPELTKVIDRRGENYVKAVLMSPIPWAPNGRKMVAYKMSPKDADAMVAYLKWIGGIDLNGYDKVVSPLSKINN
- a CDS encoding cbb3-type cytochrome c oxidase subunit I is translated as MKYKSQKVAYWFFALCMLLLILQIIYGFVMGFARIGLDGLHDIIPFNTARAVHTNLLVVWLLTGFMGAAYYIIPEEAQRELVNVKLAYIQLISLAIVGVVAVVSYHFNHWEGRKFLEIPRELDFLVVINVLLFLGLILTTLFKAERKTTTALVLSMGLLFAALLYLPGMIWFDSQVMDSFFRWWVVHLWVEGVWELIMGGILSFLLIKLTGVDREVIEKWLYVIVGLTFLSGILGTGHHYYYIGVNKIWLIIGGIFSALEPLAFLGMALFAVNMYRKGEKKHPNKLALYWTLGSAIVSFIGAGLLGFAHTLPQTNVYTHGTLVTAMHGHLAFWGAYAMIVLAIISYAIPNLTGRKRYDSTTGRMAFWLSNIGMLGMTTAFGVAGVAQVYLERKFKMEFMTVQNEISVHFIVLLLCATLFTIGISLYIYDFVKHGNTNDEAIIN
- the ric gene encoding iron-sulfur cluster repair di-iron protein → MNTIEHKLIGDYVAEDYRTAQIFSKYGIDFCCKGNRTIKEVCNTVGIQEDILIKELNSLDRNLTIDSNNFKAMSLDTLIDYIEEKHHTYVEEKIPVIMQLLNKICQVHGTKNPDLFEIRDLFVASSNDLSQHMKKEELILFPFIKKMVSAANNDIKITTPSFMTVNNPIQMMKHEHENEGDRFDKISKLTNRYTPPQGACNTYKVTYAMLNEFEEDLHKHIHLENNILFPSAMQLEEKLIY
- a CDS encoding alginate export family protein, with amino-acid sequence MKPVYLTIAGLFSSLAFSQQFNVNADLRARLENRNGYGTLKPFNEKAATFISQRTRITFDYNYNNIKLVASPQNVRTWGDVLTNSKSDTGINFHEAYGEVKINDKFSFKLGRQEIAYDDQRIFGSIDWAMQAKSHDALLFKFSPSIKQIIHLGIAYNANKETNFKENYIPSQYKSLQYAWYNGSFKDLNLSLLVLNNGMSYLSNGEEKIDYSQTFGPRLVFKRNNLSIDGATYLQTGKINANNIMASYFSANINYKFIQAFLAGLGIEYLSGKNQDDTSTDIKSFNPLHGTNHKFNGYMDYFYVGNHINNVGLTDLYINFQYEKDKFSARLTPHYFLSSANIYQLGEKKDNYLGTEIDFTASYKLLENVTIDGGFSQMFATNSMEIIKGGNKNNGNNWAFLSIKINPNLFNTSLKN
- a CDS encoding CbbQ/NirQ/NorQ/GpvN family protein; amino-acid sequence: MKNLKPYYFPVGKEEDVFTHAYQNKIPVLLKGPTGTGKSRFVEYMAHKLDKKFLTVSCHEETSSTDLIGRFIIKGAETIWIDGPLTTALKKGYILYLDEIAEARPDVIVAIHSLTDHRRELFIDKLGETYKAHDNFMIVASFNPGYQRGFKELKPSTRQRFIALSFEYPESKIETEIIVNETGIDNDTAKKIVTIGNKIRNLTELGLTETVSTRLLVDAAKLIHSGLPKRLSIHTAVVEPLTDDLQTTQSLKDLCDLMI
- a CDS encoding formylglycine-generating enzyme family protein — its product is MNRLYFLLTLIIFISCQKNTDSETNGNVNKPSISTLKDISFGVETPMVYIKGGAYIPLYGKNGKKVGVSNFYIDVYPVTNKNFLAFVKKNTKWQKSNIKKIFADQNYLKNWKSNTQIENINKLNYPITNVSWYAANAYCECQGKRLPTVDEWEYVAMADDKLPDARKQKSYNQLILDWYEKPQAFDHEVGQTFKNYYGVYDLHGLVWEWTADFSSILLTGESRNDVTTDKNLFCGSGSLNASDLMNYAAFMRYAFRGSIKANYAIQNLGFRCVKDSIKK